From a region of the Paenibacillus sp. R14(2021) genome:
- a CDS encoding nucleotidyltransferase family protein produces MMMNERDIIRLAAEDEWMMDVLRAARSLALPDWWACAGFVRSKVWDTLHGFEVRTPLPDVDIVYFDSESTDEAAEKEFERQLRVVMPDVPWSVKNQARMHTLNGNPPYASSVDAISKFPETVTALGLSMDDKGDMRLAAPCGIDDLVLMIVRPTPYVQAHPAMFGLYENRMAKKNWRAVWHRIEIQPIGPA; encoded by the coding sequence ATGATGATGAATGAACGGGATATTATCCGGCTCGCAGCCGAAGATGAATGGATGATGGACGTGCTGCGGGCCGCCCGCTCGCTTGCATTACCGGACTGGTGGGCGTGCGCGGGCTTTGTGCGGTCCAAGGTGTGGGATACGCTTCATGGTTTCGAGGTGCGGACGCCGCTGCCGGATGTGGATATCGTTTATTTCGACTCCGAATCCACGGATGAGGCCGCGGAGAAGGAATTCGAGCGGCAGCTGAGGGTGGTCATGCCCGATGTTCCTTGGTCCGTTAAGAATCAAGCGAGGATGCATACGTTGAACGGCAATCCGCCGTACGCTTCCTCCGTCGATGCGATCTCGAAGTTTCCCGAGACGGTCACGGCGCTTGGCTTGTCGATGGATGACAAAGGCGATATGCGCCTGGCTGCGCCTTGCGGCATTGATGATCTCGTGCTCATGATCGTCCGACCGACGCCGTATGTTCAAGCGCATCCGGCGATGTTCGGCCTTTATGAGAATCGAATGGCGAAGAAGAACTGGCGTGCCGTCTGGCACCGGATTGAGATTCAGCCGATCGGGCCTGCGTAA
- a CDS encoding Gfo/Idh/MocA family protein, whose translation MSKVKIGFVGSGFMGQNAHLFNYAMLHDQCEVVALAEPRAELAKKVAARYGIPRIYANHTELLAHEKVDAIIASQPYQQHAILIPDLLRAGVPVFTEKPLALSVEAGERLVQIGEEYGALHMIGYHKRSDPAVEYAKAIIEEWQASGEFGQLNYVRVSMPPGDWVGGADNALYSNEPAGASEREPKPEGMTDEEAASYDVFVNYYIHQVNAIRFMLGESYKLTYAARSGALLVGESDSGKCVTLEMGTYVTSTDWQESILVTFDKGFIQVELPAPLVRQRAGKVTVFRDNGNGLPSFTEPVLPNQGAMRRQAVNFLAAVRGERPAPCTASEALEDLRIARDYIKFMTRYKEGSKV comes from the coding sequence GTGAGCAAAGTGAAAATCGGTTTTGTCGGTTCCGGCTTCATGGGCCAGAACGCGCATTTATTCAATTACGCCATGCTGCACGATCAATGCGAGGTCGTGGCGCTGGCGGAGCCGCGTGCCGAGCTTGCGAAGAAGGTCGCGGCGCGTTACGGTATTCCGCGGATCTATGCCAATCATACGGAGCTGCTTGCCCATGAGAAGGTGGATGCGATCATTGCGTCGCAGCCGTATCAGCAGCATGCGATCCTCATTCCGGATCTGCTCCGTGCTGGCGTACCGGTCTTCACGGAGAAGCCGCTCGCGCTGTCGGTGGAAGCCGGCGAGCGGCTTGTTCAGATTGGCGAGGAATACGGAGCGCTGCATATGATCGGGTACCATAAGCGTTCCGATCCGGCCGTGGAATACGCCAAGGCGATCATCGAGGAATGGCAGGCAAGCGGCGAGTTCGGCCAGCTGAACTATGTCCGGGTATCTATGCCGCCTGGCGATTGGGTCGGAGGGGCGGACAACGCGCTTTATTCCAACGAGCCCGCAGGCGCCTCGGAGCGTGAGCCGAAGCCGGAGGGGATGACGGACGAGGAGGCGGCAAGCTACGATGTCTTCGTTAACTACTATATTCACCAGGTCAACGCGATCCGCTTCATGCTGGGTGAATCCTATAAACTCACGTATGCTGCCCGTTCGGGAGCGCTGCTTGTCGGCGAGAGCGACAGCGGCAAATGCGTGACGCTGGAGATGGGGACGTATGTAACGTCGACCGATTGGCAGGAGAGTATCCTGGTTACGTTCGATAAAGGCTTTATTCAGGTCGAGCTCCCGGCGCCGCTCGTTCGTCAGCGCGCGGGTAAAGTGACGGTATTCCGCGACAACGGCAATGGACTGCCGAGCTTTACGGAGCCTGTCCTGCCGAATCAAGGCGCCATGCGCAGGCAGGCGGTCAATTTCCTGGCCGCCGTTCGCGGCGAGCGGCCGGCTCCATGCACGGCAAGTGAAGCGCTGGAGGACCTTCGGATTGCCCGCGATTATATCAAGTTCATGACGCGGTACAAGGAAGGGTCCAAGGTTTAG
- a CDS encoding VCBS repeat-containing protein encodes MSIQFRKRKIDDTAYEACSVFDVNNDGVLDIVSGAFWYEGPDFVKKHLISDVQAIDGYHDDFSDFPMDVDGDGWTDIITASYWSDAVRWRKNPGVTGEAWQTFDVGPSTCNETVRFFDIDGCGIPEIFPNAVNEPQKYFKLVVDAEGRGTGQFETVVIGAAQAGHGMGFADVNGDGRMDIVLSGGWLEQPEDPSQRPWTFHAEFELGSASVPILGYDVGGDGLTDLIVGQGHDYGLHWLEQRIDEGGNRTWIKHEIDMTASQFHDMQLVDIDGDGEQELVTGKRYRAHNDGDPGAFDDIGIYYYKIKNGAFEKHVIDYGTAGEASGCGIYFWVQDITGNGYPDLVAPGKDGLYLFENLGRDAEASEQ; translated from the coding sequence GTGTCCATTCAGTTCCGCAAGCGCAAGATCGATGATACAGCCTATGAGGCATGCAGCGTATTCGACGTGAACAATGACGGTGTATTGGATATTGTAAGCGGGGCCTTCTGGTACGAGGGGCCGGATTTCGTCAAGAAGCATCTGATTAGCGACGTACAGGCCATCGACGGTTACCATGACGACTTCAGCGATTTCCCGATGGACGTGGACGGCGACGGCTGGACCGATATCATTACGGCTTCCTACTGGAGCGATGCCGTGCGCTGGCGCAAGAACCCCGGCGTGACCGGCGAAGCATGGCAGACGTTCGACGTCGGCCCGAGCACGTGCAACGAGACGGTAAGGTTCTTCGATATCGACGGCTGCGGGATTCCGGAGATTTTCCCGAACGCGGTGAACGAGCCGCAGAAGTACTTCAAGCTTGTCGTTGACGCGGAGGGCCGCGGCACGGGGCAATTCGAGACGGTCGTGATCGGAGCGGCACAGGCGGGACACGGCATGGGCTTCGCGGATGTCAACGGTGACGGACGGATGGACATCGTGTTGTCCGGCGGGTGGCTGGAGCAGCCGGAGGATCCGTCGCAGCGGCCGTGGACCTTCCATGCCGAGTTTGAGCTCGGTTCTGCGAGCGTGCCGATTCTCGGCTATGACGTGGGCGGCGATGGCCTGACGGATCTGATCGTCGGCCAGGGTCATGACTATGGTCTGCACTGGCTGGAGCAGCGGATCGACGAAGGCGGCAATCGGACGTGGATCAAGCATGAGATCGATATGACGGCGTCCCAGTTTCACGATATGCAGCTGGTCGACATCGACGGCGACGGCGAGCAGGAGCTCGTGACCGGCAAGCGGTACCGCGCCCATAACGACGGCGACCCCGGCGCGTTCGACGACATCGGCATCTACTATTACAAAATCAAGAACGGCGCGTTTGAGAAACATGTCATTGATTACGGAACGGCGGGCGAGGCATCTGGCTGCGGCATTTATTTCTGGGTGCAGGATATAACGGGCAACGGTTATCCGGATCTTGTTGCGCCGGGCAAAGACGGCCTGTACCTATTCGAAAATTTGGGAAGAGATGCGGAGGCGAGCGAGCAGTGA